A region of the Bombyx mori chromosome 22, ASM3026992v2 genome:
ATATGGTAGTGAAAGTGGGGATAATTACCCAACAAACAACAGTATCAGTGGAAATGAGAATAGTTATGATAGCCAAATATTTGAACAAATAGCAAagcaaaagaaagaaaatattgAAGATCCTGATTTATCTAATCTACCAAATGTAAACTTCTCCGTACCACCACCAGGCTTCAAGCCTCTTGATAATGCACCACTGCAGGCTTTCCAAAATGGTCTTCCTGACCTTAGCAAACCTCCACCAGGTTTTCCACCATTAATTCCTGAAATTAACAATGAAGATTTGATGCCTTCAGTACCATACTTCGAACTCCCCGCTGGTTTAATGGTTCCACTTATTATGGTAATTATGTTCTTACtttaaggatattttttttcatactttCTTTATCATacatgtaaataattaatttgcatGCTAAATTTCATTGTCTTCTAGTTGGAAGATGACAACTATAAACCATTAGACCCGGACAGAATTCGTTTACCACCACCAGCACCTCCAAATGATAGACTTTTAGCAGCCGTTGATGCATTCTTTGCCTCGCCAAATCATGAACGTCCACGAGATAAGTGAGTCTCATTTTCAAATAGcttttattctattatatattcCTTTGAATTCAGAAAATTATATTTCGCATCTAAATATACACTGGATTTAAGGCATAGTATAGTAACTGTCCATCGCAGTAAAGACTGGTGATGATATAGTTACAGTGATTTCACAGAATAATGATGGTTGTTTGCCAgtaatggcaataaaaacatGATATAACCTCACTGTTGGTAAATATTGAAGAAGAATATTATgtgttatatttaataaatttgcagTGAAGGGTGGGAGAAATTAGGATTATACGAGTATTACAAAGCAAAAAATTCAGCAAGAAAGATGAAAGAAGACGCTATAGCGCAAGGTTATAGACAAAAATCGAAATCACCCAGTCCAATTCCTAAGGATTTACAGAAACAACCTACTCCACCAGGAAGAAGATACaggtaaaatatatatactcaAGACACATTAAAGATAGTGTCAATTGAAAGTGTactaattttatatgaaaaataattataacccCAACTCTTGATCCAATTAATTTTGTGTTGTCTATTTTAGATCACGGAGTAAAACACCCGAACCTAATATACCAATGAAGTCACGATCACGTTCACAGTCACCTAAAAGAAAACACAATATGtggaaaagagagagagaaagtgCAAGAGAAggtaatttttattcaaatattatgAGGTAGTAGAGATTTAGTTGTTCATGACACCCGACGATTCTGGTTATTGAATTAAGTGTAgacaatttctaattttatctcGTACATgaataatctatacttctatactaatatataaatctacaatggtttttacggatgttccgttataactattgaaccatacatccaattgacttgaaacttggtattcacgtagaaaatacatgtacttaatgcatagactaatatttatatgagtgttggactccctacaccagttgggggggggggggggcgttAATCTtggtgggggtgagaaataataatgttaattttaaaagcccagcgaagcggacggctaCAGCTGGTCTCTTATAATActatattaatgtatagataatacatgTTTCAAATAATACTACGTTTGCATGCTAGCCTTGGCAAACGTTCACAAAAACACAAGCGTGTGAATAAACGGGGTTGACTTGCCTGAGctagtatagtataatataaagtGAAGTATAATATAAACCTGTGAAAAGTAcccatatattgttttttttttttttatgattgaaagtttactggtggcccgaaggcctttccagtttcaccaggacaggtgggcgagcaaaggctcagccaagaggggtgggatttgctaacaactgcccgagcgcctccgaaggagacctaacaactcaagagcaattgtttcgcgaatgaatctactaccggatcggaatcgcgacccgctgagaagatccggcgagaaactcagcgggctgatgcatgggttaggttgcacgtcgacctctttgtcgagttcgacgagtacggttaccggggtccctaagcctgcccctagtattagagctgaaggcatctaatgcaaaggttattggatctgatggatccgtaaggacgtgaccaTATATTGTCTATGTGtgtaaaatgtttcaaaatatatattaggCTTAAGTATTTTTTTCACAATGTGGCCCAAAAACTCACTGATGATCTCAAAAATGTCTGGATGTAGGCAGCACAGGAGGTCTTGGCGTTTCTTGAAGAAGCTTATGTTTAGCAGTAAACAAgcttttttctattctattctattctatcagtccaataaataataataataatgtgtccATACAAAAGTTCACTAAGTCTATTTTAACTACTTAATTCGATCGTTTTATATTATGCCAAGTTGAGTTTCTCTATTATTGTTAATTCTCAGGACGAAGACGTACCCGGTCGAGGTCAAGATCAAAATCACGTAGTAATTCCCGCGAACGAGAAAGACACAGAGACTCACCAAGATCGCGCCGTGTGGAACGCTCTAGATCGCCAACACCACCTAGTTTTCTGTGAGAATTTTATCTCTTTAAATTAGGTTTATCTTTCAAATCAGTTGACCTGTGCAATATCAGGTTGATATAATACTGTGTTGGCGACCAATACTGCGCGAATCAAATTTCCTTCGTTTTtagcacaaataaaaagaactgAATACCTATGAGAATTTTGTCAGATGTTTGTGATTGATTATTCATAAATAGCTAATATAGCGTATCTTATAACTCTCGCTGTGGCAGTGCGCTTCGTAAGAATGACGCGGCTTAATGGTTCACCAATTCCCCGTAGTAGGGCTACTGAACGGCGGAGCACTACACCGGAAAGTGTGCATGTATACAACAAAAGTTTTTAGAGTAATTACTGTCAAATAACAATTAtcaataattcaaatatataattaagaaaatagaACAAGTACCTACCATCTTTAAGCATACCTCATATGTATGCCTAAAAAACAAGAATATCACGGGGCTGATGGTAAAGACGCACAGCGCTAACGTCGACGTGCATAGTCGATGCTCGTATACATAGGTCGTTGTGCAGATGCCTTCTATATCTAATGTTTGAAGCGAAGGGATTTAAAAAAGCTTGACTTAATTTGAGTTGCGCGGTATTGTTAGCGAAGCAGACATTGTTGCTAAgcacaaatttttatttaaccttcattattatttcatttaagatatttaaattatattaattcacGTTATGTTAGAGACAATAAGAATCTTGAATCGAAAAAGTCTTGCTGAGAAAGCCTTCTACATTCTACAATAGTTTATATAGCAGTTGAAGTTGGgataaaaattactttttttattgcttagatgggtggaagagcttactgtccacctgatgttaagtggttaccggagctcatagacatctacaacgtaaatgccgctacccaccttgagacatgagttctaaggttcagTCACAGTACATTACCCATCTAGAAGacaattatcaaataaaatagcatatatatgtatatttattatacgactATATAATTTGGtcattatattgaaaaaatgtctttgcattaatttgttttttaaatagtggTGGAGCATATCCCACGACTTCCGGAGGTATAGATTCTACAAATAAAGGGCATCAAATGCTACAAAAGATGGGTTGGAGTGCAGGGGGCCTTGGTGCTTCAGGCCAGGGTATTGCAGAACCTATCAGTGGCGGTTTCGTAAGAGATAGACAAGACCAAtataaaggtaataaataataatgcttgtaatgttttgttaaaattattatttttcaaattaggTAAGTACTTCCTTCCTAatcccttcatctcctttttatcatcgcacctcccgccatcagagcagagttcatccatattatccgGAACTGCTGTGTTCATcgacagtgtgtttccagaggtcttttttgccacataccatccggctatggaatgagctcccctccatggtgtttcccgagcgctatgacatgtccttcttcaaaagagacTTCTGgatagtattaagcggtaggcagcggcttggctttgcccctggcattgctgaggtccatgagggacggtaaccactcaccatcaagtggaccgtatgctcgtcggcctacaagggcaataaaaaaaaaaacaaaaaatgtaaagcACTGAATCTTTTTTATAGGTGTTGGCGTCAGTTTGAATGATCCCTATGAAAACTTCAGAAAAAACAAAGGTGCAGCGTTCATCAGCAGAATGAAGGAAAGAGCCCTTGAACGTTCTTCATGATTCCCGCAGGCTAAGACTTTGTAAATGTGTACAATGGGTTATGTGTGGATGAAATGAATTCTATTACCTAAATCATcttttaaataaagataaaatagttttattcatagttttatttaattcatttattaaaacttcTAGTGGATAATCAACTTCTTTTCATGATCATTGAACACACATTTACATTAAGAGGTATAAGGCATTGTTGCTCTGGTATGTGATAGCATGTGATAGTAGCTGATGATGATCTTGTATGGGATGCAGTTCCTTGCCTTGTTCACACAAGTAGGATCCAACTGTCGTGATTAATTCGCAATAAATAGTGGAAGATGATGCTAATTGTGTGTCCCACATCCACTAGAGTACTGCACGAGGCGACGATGTGAAAAAGTAATAATGTATGTAGTTTGCTGAAACTGGTGAACCAAATCATGTTATTTAACAACAGTCACAACGTATATAAAATGCAATACTGGTACTATAATTGTTAAGAAGTATCCTCACATATCTTTACAAAAATGAACAGACCCATTGTGTGATTGTTGAAAAAGGAGTAGAATCAATCATAATTCGAAATCATCTTCATAATTGTCTTTAAATTCTGCTAATTTGTCCAAGCTCTCTGTATATTCTGAAGCCTCAAGGCCTTCTTCTTTAAACTTGTGTAATTTTGCAAATCTTATTCTACTGACATCTCTATGAAGTTTTTCTATCATATTTGCAAGGAAAGTTCCATTATGATAACCTGCTATCACAGCACAACTTTCAACATCCTCGAGTCggttatcatttttaataaatccaTATTTATTCAAgttctttgtaaatatttgtggGAATGGAGTTTTTAAATTCAGAGGTTGTTCATTAACTGTTAAGTTTGTAGCAGACAAGAAATTGTTAGCTTGAAAATATAACTCAAACATTTCTTTCACACTGTTACACCTATATGCTGGTAAATTTTGTTGAGCCTTTGCTTCTTTTGGTGGTGCCTTTAAATAACTTTCTGGTATACCCCTTATTGTAATCAGTTGAAAAAGTTTGTCATTAGCAATTTTACAACCAGGCGTTATACAGCTGTATATTGGTTGGATTCGTTCATTTAAATAGTCAATAAGATATTGGGATTCGTTTATTGCTATTGGCATACCCAAAGATGCTGCAGTCATCTTCCGTCCATATCCTGTCATATCAGCACAAATGTCA
Encoded here:
- the LOC101743561 gene encoding calcium homeostasis endoplasmic reticulum protein isoform X2; the encoded protein is MAAAPVLQQWLAVNSAPPPLPQHPQEIDSITTQINVLKEQITQSENNLNAQHAVLIQQQQVKINELVSKAQMESLQIMADENNINLSELDNILQPIIDSCTKDSISSGKGWILQHATSHDAGKVISQHLLRKVTQTGAAFTQKLHIIYLVNDVLHHCARKNAEDLKKNLENVVVPMFCNASIAVTEEQEAKLNKLLRLWESKSNYFETAVIEKMKSPTSSYQDYQNALISQHANAISHLTQQTKSTFENYQSQHQAFVGHTMQQIQQLEMQKHALEMQKTQENNENEQQSNMGNFHNSNFSDIGYPQMGGYDQNFNANSNSQQYGSESGDNYPTNNSISGNENSYDSQIFEQIAKQKKENIEDPDLSNLPNVNFSVPPPGFKPLDNAPLQAFQNGLPDLSKPPPGFPPLIPEINNEDLMPSVPYFELPAGLMVPLIMLEDDNYKPLDPDRIRLPPPAPPNDRLLAAVDAFFASPNHERPRDNEGWEKLGLYEYYKAKNSARKMKEDAIAQGYRQKSKSPSPIPKDLQKQPTPPGRRYRSRSKTPEPNIPMKSRSRSQSPKRKHNMWKRERESAREGRRRTRSRSRSKSRSNSRERERHRDSPRSRRVERSRSPTPPSFLGGAYPTTSGGIDSTNKGHQMLQKMGWSAGGLGASGQGIAEPISGGFVRDRQDQYKGVGVSLNDPYENFRKNKGAAFISRMKERALERSS